In the genome of Telluria mixta, the window AGCGCCAGTATTTGCCGGCGGCGTTGACGAGCAAGTACATGCCTTGCCCATCACTATGTTTATCTCCGCCAGGTTTAGTTTGTTTAACCTGTCGGACAAAGGTATCCGTTAAGCTCATGCTCTCTCTCATCGTGACGGTATGTGTTCATCGGTATTCGGAGATACCGCCAAAAATGACGGTATCTACGTGCGATGGGTCGAAGCCTGATGAGATGAAGAGAGACAACAAAAAACCCGCTCTCCTCTGGGAGGATGCGGGTTTTGAGCTGAGATGAGACGGGGTAATTCATGTTCGTGGTGCCTCCGGCCGGAATCGAACCGGCACGCCTTTCGGCGCTTGATTTTGAGTCAAGTGCGTCTACCAATTCCGCCACAGAGGCTGCAAGCGCAGGCGCGCATATTAGCACATGGAATGCAAAACTGACCAGAGTGCGTGCGCTCAGCGGTGGGCGCAGTGGGCGCAGTGAGCGTTCCGGCGTATGATCTCGCCTACCTGAGCAAACGCGCCGTCCGGCTAGGCGGCCTGTACGATGAAGAATAAGAAAATACGCGAGATCATCCTCGGCAAGCCGCTCGACCCCATGAAGAGCGAGACGCGTCACTCGATGGCCCTGGTTGCCTTCCTCGCCTGGGTCGGCCTCGGTGCAGACGGCCTGTCCTCCTCATCGTACGGTCCCGAAGAAACCTTTCGCGCGCTCGGCGTCCACACCCACCTCGGCCTGTACATGGCCGTCGCCACCGCCGTCACGGTCTTCATCATCGCGCTCGCGTATAACCAGGTGATCGAGCTGTTCCCGACCGGGGGCGGCGGCTATCGCGTGGCCACCAAGCTCGTCGGGCCGTATCTCGGCCTCGTGTCCGGCGCCGCCCTGATCCTCGACTACGTGCTGACCATCGCGATCTCGATCGCATCCGGCGTCGATGCGCTCGCGTCGTTCCTGCCGCTCGGCTTCCAGCCTTATAAACTGTGGGCCGAAGCGTTTTTCATCGGCTTGCTGATCGTGATGAACCTGCGCGGGCTGAAGGAGGCGATCCAGATCCTGCTGCCGATCTTCCTCGGCTTCGTCGCCACGCACCTCGTGCTGATCGTGTACGGTATCGTCGCGCATGCGTCGCATCTGCCGCAGCTCGTGCCGGATACCATGGCCGAGACAAGCTCGCTGGCCGGCGAGATCGGCTGGGCCGGCGTGGCCGGCATGCTGCTGCTCGCGTATTCGCAGGGCGGAGGTACCTATACGGGTCTCGAGGCCGTGTCGAACAACGTCAACCTGCTGGCCGAGCCGCGCGTCCGCACGGGCAAGATGACGATGTTCTACATGGCCCTGTCGCTTGCCGTCACGGCCGGCGGCATCATCCTGCTGTACCTGTTGTGGGACGCGCAGCCGACCGCCGGCGAGACGCTGAACGCGACCACCTTCCGCCGCATCATCGCCAACATGGGCCTGGGCGGCGAACTGGTGAACAAGATCCTGCTCGCCGTCGTCCTCGCGTTCGAGGCCGGGCTGCTGTTCGTGGCGGCGAATACCGGCTTCCTCGGTGGGCCGTCCGTGCTGTCGAACATGGCGGGCGATTCCTGGGTGCCCCACCAGTTCCGCTACCTGTCCACGCGCCTCGTCACGCAGAACGGCATCCTCGTGATGGGCATCGCGGCGCTGGCGATCCTGTTCTGGACGCGGGGCCAGGTCACGCTGCTCGTCGTGCTGTATTCGATCTCCGTGTTCCTCACGTTCGCGATCTCGCTGTTCGGCCTGTGCCTGTACTGGTGGCGCCATCGCAAGGACGCACGCTGGGTGCGGCGCTTCCTGCTGTCGCTGACGGGGTTCATCATCTGCGCGGGCATCCTGGCGATCCTGCTCGTCGAACGTTTTACGCAGGGCGGCTGGGCCACGGCCTTGATCATCGCGGCCATCGCGGGCCTGTGCATCTTCATCCGCAACCACTACCGCGAAACGAAGCGCGCCATCCGTTCCGTCGACCGGGTGTTCGCCAACCAGCCGTTCGGCCCGGTGAAGGAAGCCGTCGATCCCGAACCGGACGCGCAGACGGCCGTCTTCATCGTCGGCAACTCGCGCGGCGGCGGTCTGCACGCGCTGCTGTGGGTGCTGCGCATGTTCCCCGGCCACTTCAAGAACTTCCTGTTCGTGAACGCGCGCACGGTCGACGCCCACGCCTACGGCGGCGAGGGCGCGCTCGAGAAGATGCGGATGGATGCGGCGCGGACGCTGGAATACTTCGTCGATTTCTGCCAGAGCCACGGGATGGCGTCGGCGTCGTACATCGGCTTCGGCACGGATGCGGTGGAAGAGGTGACCCGCATGTGCGAGCAGATCAATCACGAGTATCCGAACTCGATCTTCTTCACCAGTAAATTGATTTTCGCATCCGACAACTGGTTCACGCGGCTGCTGCACAACCAGGCGGCGCTGGCGGTGCAGCGCCGCCTGCACCTGGAAGGCTTGCAGATGGTGATCCTGCCGATGAAAGTGTAAAAGCCTTCAGCAACTGAGTTGCCGGCGCAGCACGTGCAACGTGCGCACGGGGCCGGTGACTTCGAGCATGTGGTCACGCACGGTCACCGTGATGTCGGCGTTTTTCCATGCGGGCCAGCGCGCCGCGCGCATGCGGTAGCGCACGGTGCCGGGGCCGCGATCGACCGGCGCATAGCCGAGCTGTTCCATCGCATCGTCCAGCGTGCCGACCAGATGGCAGGCCGCAAAGCGCGTCGTGACCTCGAAGCGGCCGGGAAGCGTGCGCGCGATCGCCGGCAGCACGCCGCCCAGCAGGACCGGCACGACGATGTAGCCGAGCGGCGCCGTCGGATCGACGAGGTGGAAGGCGAACGCCAGCGCGGGCAGGCCCAGCACCATGCTCAGCAGCAGCACCGCCCGGCGCTGCGCCGGCGCGAGAGAGGTGGGGCGGTGCGGTCCCTTCCGGACGCGCTCGATCTCGGAGAATGTCACGCTTTTCATGTCGAACTCCTTTTGTTGAACGACGGCTGGGACCGCTACAACTCCATTTTGATCAAGCGCCCCCATGGTGGATTGACTTCCCTCAAATGAGCTTTTTCCGAGAAGAATTTTTCTGGAACGAAAGATTTCTAGGTGGAAAATTCTTTTCTGTCTAGAAATGATGGGAATTTGTGCGAGATCTAACGGTTAGTCAGGCTTTCGAAACTTAAGCTGTTCGGACGGATCGGTGTAAAGACACCTGCTCCTGGATAGCGAGTCCGATTAATCTCTCAACGGAACTATCATGAAACTCAAATCTCTCGTTCTGGCCATGGTCGCGGGGGCGGCCCTGATGGCGCAAGGCGCGGGGGCGGCGACGGTCAACCGCACGGCCCCGGTCGTCATGGCGGACGATGGCCTGGGCGGCTTCAACGCGCATTTCGGCGATACGTTCGCGCAATCGACCACCGGCAGCACCTTCACCGACATCTTCACGTTCGACGTCGGCACGCCGTTCGATGCGGCCGCCTCGCTGACGTCGTCCTACCTGGACACGCCGCAGACGAAGGACCTCCTGATCACGGGCCTTTCCCTGTACCGCTACGATCCGGTCACGAAGGCCGTGCTGGGGACCGCCATCGCGGGCATCGATCTGACGGGTTCGGGCGCCGATGCGCCGGATTCCTGGGCACTCTCCGGCTTTGGAATGACGAGCGGTTCCTACGCGATCCAGGTGAATGGCGAGGTGCGGGGCGTCGGCGGTGGGGCATTCGGGGCCGATCTGACGATCTCGCCGGTGCCGGAGCCGCAGACCTGGGGGATGCTGGTGGCCGGCCTGGGTGTGTTGACGACGCTGGCATGGCGCCGGCGCCAGCCCGCGCGGGTGCGCGCGGGCGTGCGGCGCATCCCGCGCCGCTGAGCGCTCAGCGTACGCGCCGGTACAGGCGGAAGCGTTCGTCGCGGTCGGACGGGCGGCGGCCTTCCCACAGCAGCGTCCAGTCGCGGCCGTGGAACGGCAGCGCCGCACCGCCGCGCACGAGCGCGCCGTTCTGCATCGGACCGGACTGGGCGGGCACCTTCTGGCCGACGCTGTCCTGCAGCAGCATGTAGCTGCACGCGCCGCCGTCGACGGGGGCGAACGGCAGGTGGCCGAAGTAGGCGAACGAAGCACGCTGGGGTGCGCCGACGTTCGTGTCGATGCAGTCGGCGCCGGCCGGCAGGCGCGCGGCGATCTGCTGGGCCACGCTGGCGTAGCTCTTGCCGTAGTTCAGGTCCGGCAGGAACAGCGTCATCAGCAGGACCCACAACAGGATCAGGCCGCCCGACGACAGCACCACGGCGCGCCACAGCACCGACGGCTGGCGCGACAGGCGCCAGTGCACGAGGAAGATCCAGCCGACCGTCGCCGCGGCCGCGACGAGGAAGGCGACGATGCCGAATTCCGGCTTGAAGCCCGGGACCAGCTTGAGGGCGTTCCTGGCCAGCTGCGCGGGCCAGCCCGTCAGCTTGGCGATCCAGAACAGCCAGACCATCCCGCCCAGCAGGGTCAGCACCATCACCGAGAACCAGTCGATCGCATTGATCGCGCCGCGCTTCATCGTCGGCAGGCCGAACGCGGCCATCAGCGCCATCGGCGGCAGCAGCTTCAGCAGGTCGCCGCTTTCCGGGATCGGGTCGCACAGGATCACGAGCGTCAGCACGCCCACGAAGAAGGTCGGCAGGATGATGTGCAGCAGCCCGTGCTGCCGGCGCCAGGCCCAGGCGGCCCAGGCGGCGAACGGCCACGCCGGCCAGAAATACCAGATGCCGACGCGGAAGAACGCCTTGATCGCATGCCAGCCCGGCACGCTCAACTGCTCGGCATTCCAGGCCAGCCAGCCGCCGACGGGCGACAGGCCGTACGGATGCGCCAGCGTGGCCGGGATGGCCCACACGAGCGTGATGAGCAGCGCGGTGCCTGCAGCCTGGCCGAGATGGCGCAGCAGGGACGCCGACGGCAGCTTGAGGAAGCGGATGCACAGGTAGAGGGCGGCCAGCAGGGCCAGCGGCGGCGCGAAGCCGCGCGTCAAGGTGAGCAGGCCCAGCGCTACGCCGACCTGTACGGCGTTGCGCGGCGTGCTGTCCTCGATGTAGCGCACCGAGCGGAACAGGAACCAGGACAGCAACGCGCCCTGCAGGGTGACGGCCAGCGTCTCGTGGCTGTGCAGCAGCAGGCCCAGGCAGCCGAGGTAAATCAGGACGGCCGTGTCGGCCAGCGTGCGGCCGTAATCGTCCGGCTCGGGCTGGCCGCCGAAGGCCAGGCGCAGCGGTTGCGCTTCCGACCGCCGGCCCAGGTGGAATGCCGTGTGCCACAGCGATACCGTGCCCAGCACGAAAATGCCGATGGTCGAGATGCGCGCCCCGAGCACGTCGCCCACGAGCCAGCCGAACAGCTTGATGCACAGCGCCCCGAGCCAGAACGCCAGCGGCCCTTCCTCGGGTGCGGGCAGGCCGGCGATGTGCGGCATCAGCCAGTCCTGGATGCCGCCGTGCGCCATCGTCCACATGATGCCGAAACTGGCGGCGTCATCCTTCCACGGATCGCGCCCGATCAGGCCCGGCAGGATGTACAACAGGCCGAGTGCGTACAAAGCCCAGCGTGGCAGCGCGAGGGTGGCGGCGGCGGGTAGGCGGACGGGTTTCATCGATAGGGCGCGAAGTAATGCAATAAATTAATGTCGCGTAGTATAAGGGGACCGTGGCAAAGCGTCGCGGTGGCATTGCTACGAGGCGTAACGCAGGGTGGCGACGACGAAAAAAAAGGAAGCCCCGGGGCTTCCTTCTTGGAAGCCCGAAGGCTTCCCGGATGTTCGCTCGTCGGGGACTTAGCCGTTGGCGACGCTGGTCTTCGAACCGACCGAGCCGAACTTCTGGCGGAATTTTTCAACGCGGCCAGCGGTGTCGACGATCTTGTGCTTGCCGGTAAAGAACGGGTGCGATTCAGCGGACACCTCGATCTTGACCAGCGGGTAGTCTTTACCTTCGAAATTGATGGTTTCGCGGGTCGAGATGGTCGAGCGGGTGATGAATTTGAAATCGCAGGAGAGGTCGTGGAACACGACTTCGCGGTAATCCGGATGGATATCGGTCTTCATGGTTTTGCCTTGGTTTAAGTTGGTAGCCAAACGGCACTTCGTCGGTCGACCTGCTTCTTGACCCGATTGCCGATCACTTGCCAGGGTTGGATACGGAACCGGCGATTATAAGCCAGCCGTGCTCCCAAGGCAACCGGCGCCTTGCGGATGCCGCTCAGGCGGCGTGCAGGCGCGACATCATGGTGAGGATCATGCCGCCGAAACCGATGACCATCGTGATGGCGGTTGCCGCCATCCACTTGCTCAGGTGAGCCGATTCGCCATGGATGTCGGCCTTGAGTTCGGCCTTCAGTTCCGACAGGTCTGCTTTGTTGGGTAACATGGTCAGCGTGGTGTCGAAGCGGGTTTCGAGAACCGTCAGCCGGCGGTCGAGCAGCACATCCTTGTTGTGCGCCGGGACGTCGCGTAGTTCGTTGAACATCATCTTGGCCTCCTTGGTTGTCTTGGTGCGGATTTTCCGCGCCTGGACACCCTTGGGCTTGACCTAGATGAATCGTAGCGCATAAAACAAAAAAGGCGAGTACGACTCGCCTTTTTCGTTCGATGCCAGGGCTGGAGGATCAGCCGCCGCGACGCATCAGGTCGAAGAATTCGACGTTGTTCTTGGTCGCGCGCATCTTGTCGAGGATGAACTCCATCGCCTCGATCTCGTCCATCGAGTACAGCAGCTTACGCAGGATCCAGATCTTCTGCAGCTGGTCCGGCTTGATCAGCAGTTCTTCGCGGCGGGTACCCGACTTGTTCAGGTTGATCGCCGGGTAGACGCGCTTCTCGGCCAGGCGGCGCTCGAGGTGGACTTCCATGTTGCCGGTGCCCTTGAATTCCTCGTAGATCACGTCGTCCATGCGCGAGCCGGTCTCGATCAGCGCGGTCGCGACGATGGTCAGCGAGCCGCCTTCCTCGACGTTGCGGGCGGCGCCGAAGAAACGCTTCGGACGCTGCAGCGCGTTGGCGTCGACACCACCGGTCAGCACCTTGCCCGAGGCCGGGATCACGGTGTTGTAGGCGCGTGCCAGGCGGGTGATCGAGTCCAGCAGGATCACGACGTCCTTCTTCATCTCGACGAGGCGCTTGGCCTTCTCCAGCACCATTTCCGCGACTTGCACGTGGCGGGTGGCCGGTTCGTCGAAGGTCGAGGCGACGACTTCGCCGCGCACCGAGCGCTGCATCTCCGTCACTTCCTCGGGACGTTCGTCGATCAGCAGGACGATCAGCGTGCAGTCCGGGTGGTTGGCGGTGATCGCGTGGGCGATGTGCTGCAGCATCACCGACTTGCCCGACTTCGGCGAGGCGACCAGCAGGCCGCGCTGGCCCTTGCCGATCGGCGAGATCAGGTCGACGATGCGGCCGGTGATGTTTTCCGCGCCGTTCATGTCGCGCTCGAGGCGCAGCGGCTCGTTCGGATGCAGCGGCGTCAGGTTTTCGAACAGGATGCGGTGCTTCGAGGCTTCCGGCGATTCGCCGTTGACCTTGTCCACCTTCACCAGTGCGAAGTAGCGCTCGCCATCCTTCGGCGTGCGGACCTCGCCTTCGATCGAGTCACCCGTATGCAGGTTGAAACGGCGGATCTGCGATGGCGAGATGTAGATGTCGTCGGTGGAAGCCATGTAGCTCGCATCCGGCGATCGCAGGAAACCGAACCCGTCCGGCAACACTTCGAGCGCACCGTCGCCGAAAATCTGTTCGCCTTGTTTCGCGCGCTTCTTGAGAATCGCGAACATCAGTTCTTGTTTGCGCAGGCGGGCTGCGTTGTCGATATCCAGGCTGATCGCCATCTCCAGAAGGGCGGAGACGTGCATTGCCTTCAGTTCAGATAAGTGCATGTGTCGGGTGTCCCGTGACGGGAAAGTAAAGGTAGGGGAGGGAACTGCGTGGGTTAATCAAAGGGATAGGATCGGAATCGATCGTCTACCCGGGCCGGAACAGGCGGCAGTGCGGGCGCGCTGCCGCCACCTAATGGTATCAGATGTTGCTATCGATGAAAGCAGTCAGTTGGCCTTTTGCCATCGCGCCGACTTTCTGGGCGGCTGCGACACCGTTCTTGAACAGGATCAGCGTCGGGATGCCGCGGATGCCGAACTTGGCCGGAACGGCCTGGTTGGCGTCGACGTCCATCTTCGCGATCAGCAGCTTGCCGTCGTATTCTTTCGCGACTTCTTCCAGGATCGGGGCAATCATCTTGCAGGGGCCGCACCACTCGGCCCAGAAGTCGACCAGGACCGGGCGCTCGGACTTGAGCACGTCGGTTTCGAAAGATGCATCGCTGATGTGTTTGATGTTTTCGCTCATGTTTTCCTCAAGAGAGGTAGGTCAATTAACGCCTGCAGGTCTTTCGGACTCTCGTCGATCCTGCTCGGTAGTGTCAGCCGGTTCCCGTACTTGTCAGACTGGCTTGCTGCACAAAGGTGGTGCCAATGTGTGCAATATTCAATAGTGGAAGAGCTGCAAGAGGATGTCAGGCGGGGTTTAATCGGAATAATAACCGATTTTTTTGGAACGTGTTCGTGAGCTTTGTACAAAATCTCAACATGCTCAAGGTTCCTGATTGACCTCACCAATTATCACATTAAATCAGCCGACGCTGCCTGTGAATTTATATAAATGGCCTGGGTGCCACATCGTCACGACGGAGGCCACCCGCCCGCCCGACGTCGTGCGGCGCTTCAGCACGAGGCACGACGTGCCGGGCGCGATGCCGAGCATTTCCGCCACCTCGCGCGGCGCCGGCAGCGCTTCGATGCTGTAGGTGGCGCCCTGCAGCGGCGCGGCTTCCATCAGGTGTTCGTTGGGCGTGATGCGCGCGAAGTCCTGTTCCAGGTAGGCAGGCGCGCAGGCCGGATTGACCCAGCGGTCCTCGACCTGGATCGGCTGCCCGTTCTCGTCGTGTACGATCAGCGAATGGAACAGCGGCGTGCCGGGCTCCAGTTCGAACTGGCGCGCCAGCGCCTCGCCCGCCGGGCTTTGTTCCAGCAGGCGCGGATGGCTCGCGTGCACGTGGCCGCGTGCGCGCACCTCGTCGGCGATATTGCGGATCTCGACCAGCGTCGCCTGGTACTTCTGCGGCGCGACATAGGTGCCCGAACCCTGACGGCGCGTGAGCACCTGTTCCGCGGTCAGCTCGCGCACGGCGCGGTTGACGGTCATGCGCGAGACGCCGAACTGGCGCACGAGCGCCTGCTCGGACGGCACCAGGTCGCCTTCCTTCCAGCGGCCCGACGCGATCTCGCCGAGCAGATAATCCTTGATACGCTGGAAAATGGGCGTGCTGTCTTGCGCGATCTGTTCGTCCAAACTACTCTCCGGAATCTGGTCACCTCGTCGGGGAGGCGACATTCTAGCATCGCGAATTCGAAAGCAAGACCCGAAGTGTTTGCCGGCACGCCGGCGCTTACGATGGGGCCATCGAGAATCTGGAGACCGAGATGAACACCGCCACCATCCCTCAATCCGCTGCCGCCTGGCTCACCGACGACGAGCGCTGGGCCGCCGTGGTCGCCCGTGCACGCGAGGCCGACGGCCAGTTTTATTATTCCGTGCGCAGCACCGGCGTGTACTGCCGGCCCTCGTGCCCGTCGCGCACGCCGCGCCGTGCCAACGTCGCTTTCCACGCGACGCCGCACGATGCCGAGGCGGCGGGTTTTCGCGCCTGCCTGCGCTGCCGCCCGGACGCGCCGCCGTTGGTCGAGCGCCAGGCCGAGGCCGTGGCGAAGGCCTGTCGCCTGATCGAGGCCGCCGAGGAAGAACCGGACCTCGCCAGCCTGGCCGAAGCCTGCGGCATGAGCCGCTTCCACTTCCACCGCATCTTCAAGGCGCACACGGGGATCACGCCGAAGGCCTATGCGGCGGCGCGCCGGGCCGAGCGTCTGAAGCAGGGCCTCGCGCAGGCCGGCACCGTCACCGCGGCCGCCTACGACGCCGGCTTCAATTCGAGCGGCCGGTTCTATGCCGCGTCGTCCGGCGTACTGGGCATGACGCCGAAGCGTTATCGTGCGGGCGGTGGCGGGGAAGCCATCCGCTTCGCCGTGGCGCAGTGCTCGCTGGGCGCGCTGCTCATCGCCGCGACCGACAAGGGTATCTGCTGCATCCTGCTGGGCGACGATCCCGACGCACTCGTGCGCGACCTGCAGGACCGCTTCCCGAAGGCCGACCTGATCGGCGCCGAGCCCGGCTTCGAACGCACGGTGGCGCAGGTCGTTGCCTTCGTCGAGGCGCCGCGCCTCGGGCTCGACTTGCCGCTCGACGTGCGCGGCACCGCGTTCCAGCAGCGCGTGTGGCAGGCGCTGCGGCAGATTCCGGCCGGGCAGACGGTTGGCTACGCCGAGCTGGCCGCGCGCCTTGGCATGCCGCAGGGCGCGCGCGCCATCGCCGGGGCCTGCGCCGCCAATCCGGTGGCGGTGGCGATTCCCTGCCACCGTGTCGTGCGCAACGACGGCTCGATCTCCGGCTACCGCTGGGGTGTCGAACGCAAGCACGCGCTGCTCCAGCGCGAGGCCAGCCAGGCTGCCGCCTCCAACGAGGTGGAGGCATGACGGGCATCGACTGGGATCGCGTCGGCGACGATCTGGACACGTCCGGTTGCGCCGTGCTGCCGTCCCTGCTGGATCCGGACCAGTGCGCGGCGTATGCCGCCGGCTATGGAGACGATGCGCTATTCCGCAGCCGCGTCGTGATGGAACGGCACGGCTTCGGGCGGGGAGAATATCGCTATTACGCGTACCCGCTGCCGCCTGGCCTGTCGGACCTGCGCACGGCGCTGTATCCGCCGCTGGCGCGCATCGCCAACCGCTGGCAAGCGGCGCTCGGTCTGGAGGAACGCTACCCGGACGCCCACGCCGACTATCTG includes:
- the trxA gene encoding thioredoxin TrxA translates to MSENIKHISDASFETDVLKSERPVLVDFWAEWCGPCKMIAPILEEVAKEYDGKLLIAKMDVDANQAVPAKFGIRGIPTLILFKNGVAAAQKVGAMAKGQLTAFIDSNI
- the hutC gene encoding histidine utilization repressor, with the protein product MDEQIAQDSTPIFQRIKDYLLGEIASGRWKEGDLVPSEQALVRQFGVSRMTVNRAVRELTAEQVLTRRQGSGTYVAPQKYQATLVEIRNIADEVRARGHVHASHPRLLEQSPAGEALARQFELEPGTPLFHSLIVHDENGQPIQVEDRWVNPACAPAYLEQDFARITPNEHLMEAAPLQGATYSIEALPAPREVAEMLGIAPGTSCLVLKRRTTSGGRVASVVTMWHPGHLYKFTGSVG
- a CDS encoding type B 50S ribosomal protein L31: MKTDIHPDYREVVFHDLSCDFKFITRSTISTRETINFEGKDYPLVKIEVSAESHPFFTGKHKIVDTAGRVEKFRQKFGSVGSKTSVANG
- the rho gene encoding transcription termination factor Rho, translated to MHLSELKAMHVSALLEMAISLDIDNAARLRKQELMFAILKKRAKQGEQIFGDGALEVLPDGFGFLRSPDASYMASTDDIYISPSQIRRFNLHTGDSIEGEVRTPKDGERYFALVKVDKVNGESPEASKHRILFENLTPLHPNEPLRLERDMNGAENITGRIVDLISPIGKGQRGLLVASPKSGKSVMLQHIAHAITANHPDCTLIVLLIDERPEEVTEMQRSVRGEVVASTFDEPATRHVQVAEMVLEKAKRLVEMKKDVVILLDSITRLARAYNTVIPASGKVLTGGVDANALQRPKRFFGAARNVEEGGSLTIVATALIETGSRMDDVIYEEFKGTGNMEVHLERRLAEKRVYPAINLNKSGTRREELLIKPDQLQKIWILRKLLYSMDEIEAMEFILDKMRATKNNVEFFDLMRRGG
- the ada gene encoding bifunctional DNA-binding transcriptional regulator/O6-methylguanine-DNA methyltransferase Ada, which produces MNTATIPQSAAAWLTDDERWAAVVARAREADGQFYYSVRSTGVYCRPSCPSRTPRRANVAFHATPHDAEAAGFRACLRCRPDAPPLVERQAEAVAKACRLIEAAEEEPDLASLAEACGMSRFHFHRIFKAHTGITPKAYAAARRAERLKQGLAQAGTVTAAAYDAGFNSSGRFYAASSGVLGMTPKRYRAGGGGEAIRFAVAQCSLGALLIAATDKGICCILLGDDPDALVRDLQDRFPKADLIGAEPGFERTVAQVVAFVEAPRLGLDLPLDVRGTAFQQRVWQALRQIPAGQTVGYAELAARLGMPQGARAIAGACAANPVAVAIPCHRVVRNDGSISGYRWGVERKHALLQREASQAAASNEVEA
- a CDS encoding ArnT family glycosyltransferase — protein: MKPVRLPAAATLALPRWALYALGLLYILPGLIGRDPWKDDAASFGIMWTMAHGGIQDWLMPHIAGLPAPEEGPLAFWLGALCIKLFGWLVGDVLGARISTIGIFVLGTVSLWHTAFHLGRRSEAQPLRLAFGGQPEPDDYGRTLADTAVLIYLGCLGLLLHSHETLAVTLQGALLSWFLFRSVRYIEDSTPRNAVQVGVALGLLTLTRGFAPPLALLAALYLCIRFLKLPSASLLRHLGQAAGTALLITLVWAIPATLAHPYGLSPVGGWLAWNAEQLSVPGWHAIKAFFRVGIWYFWPAWPFAAWAAWAWRRQHGLLHIILPTFFVGVLTLVILCDPIPESGDLLKLLPPMALMAAFGLPTMKRGAINAIDWFSVMVLTLLGGMVWLFWIAKLTGWPAQLARNALKLVPGFKPEFGIVAFLVAAAATVGWIFLVHWRLSRQPSVLWRAVVLSSGGLILLWVLLMTLFLPDLNYGKSYASVAQQIAARLPAGADCIDTNVGAPQRASFAYFGHLPFAPVDGGACSYMLLQDSVGQKVPAQSGPMQNGALVRGGAALPFHGRDWTLLWEGRRPSDRDERFRLYRRVR
- a CDS encoding FxDxF family PEP-CTERM protein produces the protein MKLKSLVLAMVAGAALMAQGAGAATVNRTAPVVMADDGLGGFNAHFGDTFAQSTTGSTFTDIFTFDVGTPFDAAASLTSSYLDTPQTKDLLITGLSLYRYDPVTKAVLGTAIAGIDLTGSGADAPDSWALSGFGMTSGSYAIQVNGEVRGVGGGAFGADLTISPVPEPQTWGMLVAGLGVLTTLAWRRRQPARVRAGVRRIPRR
- a CDS encoding APC family permease — translated: MKNKKIREIILGKPLDPMKSETRHSMALVAFLAWVGLGADGLSSSSYGPEETFRALGVHTHLGLYMAVATAVTVFIIALAYNQVIELFPTGGGGYRVATKLVGPYLGLVSGAALILDYVLTIAISIASGVDALASFLPLGFQPYKLWAEAFFIGLLIVMNLRGLKEAIQILLPIFLGFVATHLVLIVYGIVAHASHLPQLVPDTMAETSSLAGEIGWAGVAGMLLLAYSQGGGTYTGLEAVSNNVNLLAEPRVRTGKMTMFYMALSLAVTAGGIILLYLLWDAQPTAGETLNATTFRRIIANMGLGGELVNKILLAVVLAFEAGLLFVAANTGFLGGPSVLSNMAGDSWVPHQFRYLSTRLVTQNGILVMGIAALAILFWTRGQVTLLVVLYSISVFLTFAISLFGLCLYWWRHRKDARWVRRFLLSLTGFIICAGILAILLVERFTQGGWATALIIAAIAGLCIFIRNHYRETKRAIRSVDRVFANQPFGPVKEAVDPEPDAQTAVFIVGNSRGGGLHALLWVLRMFPGHFKNFLFVNARTVDAHAYGGEGALEKMRMDAARTLEYFVDFCQSHGMASASYIGFGTDAVEEVTRMCEQINHEYPNSIFFTSKLIFASDNWFTRLLHNQAALAVQRRLHLEGLQMVILPMKV